In Kiritimatiellales bacterium, a genomic segment contains:
- a CDS encoding phosphatidate cytidylyltransferase, with amino-acid sequence MAMDKKRIVLGLLIAAVIAALLLLVPSGNLLTLIALLLICAIGMHEFYRLIDRADLPASYHFGIASGIAFVAMTWFVCRAGVSTHILWALLVLILLINFCRILAYPDAKFAIRNALGTLFGFIYVAFFWSFFVRIFMLGPKNVPAYSGLYFLLAVKWGDAGAYFLGCRFGKHKLFPRISPKKSWEGLFGGMLASCIIGALWWYFSDATLGSYRFPLYHALILGILFPVVGTLGDLMESLFKRAVDAKDSGTIAHGLGGILDMIDSILFAAPFLYMYIEFFFRK; translated from the coding sequence ATGGCAATGGATAAAAAACGGATTGTTCTCGGACTGCTGATTGCGGCAGTCATCGCGGCGCTGCTGCTGCTGGTTCCTTCCGGCAATCTGCTGACGCTGATTGCGCTGCTGCTGATCTGCGCCATCGGCATGCACGAATTTTACCGCTTAATCGACCGTGCGGACCTGCCGGCATCATATCATTTCGGCATCGCCAGTGGAATCGCGTTTGTTGCGATGACGTGGTTTGTGTGCCGCGCCGGGGTTTCGACACATATTCTCTGGGCATTGCTGGTTTTAATTCTGCTCATTAATTTCTGCCGGATTCTAGCGTATCCCGATGCAAAATTTGCCATCCGCAACGCTCTCGGAACGCTGTTCGGCTTTATTTATGTCGCTTTTTTCTGGAGTTTTTTCGTACGCATTTTCATGCTTGGTCCGAAGAATGTGCCGGCGTACAGCGGACTTTATTTTCTGCTCGCCGTAAAATGGGGCGATGCCGGCGCCTACTTTTTAGGGTGCCGGTTCGGCAAACACAAACTCTTCCCGCGCATCTCGCCGAAAAAGAGCTGGGAAGGGCTGTTCGGTGGGATGCTGGCTTCATGTATTATCGGCGCGCTGTGGTGGTATTTCAGCGATGCCACGCTCGGCAGCTACCGCTTTCCGCTCTATCATGCACTGATTCTCGGGATCCTGTTTCCTGTCGTCGGGACGCTTGGTGATCTGATGGAGTCGCTCTTTAAGCGCGCGGTGGATGCCAAAGATTCCGGAACGATTGCGCACGGACTTGGCGGAATACTTGATATGATCGACAGCATCCTTTTCGCTGCGCCGTTCCTGTATATGTACATCGAATTTTTCTTTAGGAAATAA
- a CDS encoding PD-(D/E)XK nuclease family protein, with protein MAELKNTFSWSFSAAADFDECRRRRYWSKYGMWGGWNRNAAPETKTAYRLNKMDNRWGLMGQAAEISIMRVLRQHQAGNPMDTETAYETVARPFLRQKWTESKRGEWKNDPKGKCCLREHYYGTMGDEKTAGEQIANQIKNCIQNFIDKILPRIEAITREQELPVRTPEMGGDPEHIVWNGVKMYVIPDYAYRAGNAFHIHDWKAGKIKGSHREQLGMYAIWAREKFRAIPEDTFLYVEYLNEGVVAPFQLTAGDFEMLETRIEDSVAEMTEYLVDFDREKNSPLPKEEWDLASDADSCKQCNFYELCKTELG; from the coding sequence ATGGCCGAATTAAAAAACACCTTTTCGTGGTCGTTCAGCGCCGCAGCGGATTTCGATGAATGCCGCCGGCGGCGCTACTGGAGCAAATACGGCATGTGGGGCGGCTGGAACCGCAACGCCGCGCCGGAAACGAAAACAGCGTACCGGCTCAATAAAATGGATAATCGCTGGGGACTGATGGGTCAGGCGGCGGAAATTTCGATCATGCGCGTGCTGCGCCAGCATCAGGCGGGTAATCCGATGGATACGGAAACGGCGTATGAGACGGTGGCGCGCCCTTTTTTGCGTCAGAAATGGACGGAATCGAAGCGCGGCGAATGGAAGAATGATCCGAAAGGAAAATGCTGCCTGCGCGAACATTATTACGGCACAATGGGTGACGAGAAAACCGCCGGCGAACAGATTGCGAATCAGATTAAAAACTGCATTCAGAATTTTATTGATAAAATTCTGCCGCGCATTGAAGCCATTACGCGCGAACAGGAACTGCCGGTGCGTACGCCGGAGATGGGCGGCGATCCGGAACATATTGTCTGGAACGGCGTGAAGATGTATGTCATTCCGGATTATGCATACCGCGCCGGAAACGCGTTTCACATTCACGACTGGAAAGCCGGAAAAATTAAAGGATCACACCGCGAGCAGCTCGGAATGTATGCCATCTGGGCGCGTGAAAAATTCCGGGCAATACCGGAAGATACATTTCTTTATGTTGAATATCTGAATGAGGGCGTTGTCGCGCCGTTCCAGTTAACCGCCGGCGATTTTGAAATGCTGGAAACACGCATTGAAGATTCGGTGGCGGAAATGACGGAATACCTCGTTGATTTTGACCGCGAAAAAAACAGTCCGCTGCCGAAAGAGGAATGGGATTTAGCTTCCGATGCCGATTCCTGTAAGCAGTGCAATTTTTATGAACTTTGCAAAACAGAACTGGGTTAA
- the uvrB gene encoding excinuclease ABC subunit UvrB, with translation MSTSFQLVSNYQPTGDQPAAIEALLKGLDSGQRFQTLEGVTGSGKTFTIANVIARHSKPVLVMSHNKTLAAQLYAELKSFFPHNAVEFFISYYDYYQPEAYIPQTDTFIEKDASINSEIERLRLAATDSLLNRKDVIIVASVSCIYGLGSPEDYKNMIVSARKGEQCNRDELLQQLVTVQYERNDFETLPGTFRVRGDTIDIFPSYAEYGLRVGFFGDEIDSIQRIDPLTGKTEEMLSRVMISPARHFVMPYEKMAPALARIREELDERVAQLEKANKLIEAQRIRMRTEYDIEMMKEIGYCGGIENYSRHLSGRSAGDRPACLLDYFPADFLTIIDESHATLPQIRGMFNGDRARKLTLVEHGFRLPSALDNRPLEFNEFMDVTGQMIFTTATPGPYETEHGGKPVEQVIRPTGIVDPPVEIRPLKGQIDDVMEEIRARAERGERTLVTTLTKRTAEDLTGYLKKTGLRVQYLHSEIDAIERVEILRSLRKAEFDCLIGINLLREGLDLPEVSLVAILDADKEGFLRSETSLIQTAGRAARHIDGKVIMYADQITGSMRRMIDVTEHRRKKQIAYNEEHGIIPQAIQKEIQESLAHLKKDAEDTEEWVLRETGEDYDINQTIMELEREMLGAAEKLEFERAALLRDQLYELREAASPAVPGPKEKISYVGRKLRKRRKM, from the coding sequence ATGAGTACATCATTCCAGCTTGTTTCAAATTATCAGCCGACAGGCGATCAGCCGGCGGCGATTGAAGCGTTGTTGAAAGGTCTGGATTCGGGGCAGCGTTTTCAGACGCTGGAGGGTGTAACGGGTTCCGGCAAAACATTTACGATAGCAAATGTAATTGCACGACACAGCAAGCCGGTACTGGTAATGTCGCACAACAAAACGCTGGCAGCGCAGCTTTACGCCGAGTTGAAATCATTCTTTCCGCATAACGCCGTCGAATTTTTTATCAGTTATTATGATTATTATCAGCCGGAGGCATACATTCCGCAGACGGATACGTTTATCGAAAAAGATGCGTCGATTAATTCTGAAATTGAACGGCTGCGGCTGGCGGCAACCGACAGTCTGCTGAACCGCAAAGATGTCATTATCGTGGCGTCTGTCTCCTGTATTTACGGTTTGGGTTCGCCGGAAGATTATAAAAATATGATTGTTTCGGCGCGCAAAGGCGAGCAGTGCAATCGCGATGAACTTCTGCAGCAGCTTGTGACGGTGCAATATGAACGCAACGATTTTGAAACGCTGCCGGGAACATTCCGCGTGCGCGGCGACACGATTGATATTTTTCCATCGTACGCCGAATACGGTTTGCGCGTCGGATTCTTCGGCGATGAGATCGACAGCATTCAGCGCATTGATCCGCTCACCGGAAAAACAGAGGAAATGCTGAGCCGCGTGATGATTTCGCCGGCGCGGCACTTTGTGATGCCGTACGAAAAAATGGCGCCGGCGCTCGCGCGCATCCGTGAAGAACTCGATGAACGCGTCGCGCAGCTTGAAAAAGCGAACAAGCTGATTGAAGCGCAGCGCATCCGGATGCGCACCGAATATGACATCGAGATGATGAAAGAGATCGGCTATTGCGGCGGTATCGAAAATTATTCGCGTCATCTTTCCGGCCGTTCCGCCGGCGACCGCCCGGCATGTCTGCTCGATTATTTTCCGGCGGACTTTCTGACGATCATTGATGAATCGCACGCCACACTGCCGCAGATCCGCGGCATGTTTAACGGCGACCGCGCGCGCAAATTAACGCTCGTTGAGCACGGATTCCGGTTGCCGTCGGCGCTCGATAACCGTCCGCTTGAGTTTAACGAATTTATGGATGTCACCGGTCAGATGATTTTCACTACTGCCACACCGGGACCGTACGAAACTGAACACGGAGGGAAGCCGGTGGAGCAGGTGATCCGGCCGACCGGCATTGTCGATCCACCGGTGGAAATCCGTCCGCTGAAAGGACAGATCGATGATGTGATGGAAGAAATCCGCGCGCGGGCTGAACGCGGTGAGCGCACGCTGGTAACAACGCTGACCAAACGCACCGCCGAAGATTTAACCGGCTATCTGAAAAAAACCGGACTGCGCGTGCAATATCTGCATTCCGAAATTGACGCGATTGAACGCGTTGAAATTCTGCGCAGTCTGCGCAAGGCGGAGTTCGACTGTCTGATTGGAATTAACCTGCTGCGTGAAGGGCTCGACCTGCCGGAAGTTTCGCTGGTGGCAATTCTCGATGCCGATAAAGAAGGATTTTTGCGTTCCGAAACATCGCTCATTCAAACCGCCGGACGCGCGGCACGGCATATTGACGGCAAAGTCATTATGTATGCCGATCAGATCACCGGCTCAATGCGCCGGATGATTGACGTCACCGAACATCGCCGGAAAAAGCAGATCGCCTATAACGAAGAGCACGGGATCATACCGCAGGCGATCCAGAAAGAAATTCAGGAAAGCCTGGCGCATCTCAAAAAAGATGCCGAGGATACGGAAGAGTGGGTGCTGCGTGAAACCGGCGAAGATTACGACATTAATCAGACCATCATGGAGCTTGAGCGCGAAATGCTCGGCGCCGCTGAAAAACTCGAATTTGAACGCGCCGCCCTGCTCCGCGATCAGCTTTACGAACTCCGCGAAGCCGCTTCGCCCGCTGTTCCGGGGCCGAAAGAGAAAATTTCCTATGTCGGACGCAAATTGAGGAAGCGCCGGAAAATGTGA
- a CDS encoding adenylosuccinate synthase, translating into MANTVLIGAQWGDEGKGKVIDVLTSKANWVVRYQGGNNAGHTVEIGDQKYVLHLTPSGILRPGVKCVIGNGLVVDPLGLAEELQDLEKRGIEFGNRLFISDRAHLVFQYHKELDGAKEARLSESGNKIGTTKRGIGPAYIDKADRIGLRMGDVLEDNFDELFRRWIAAKNEMLTILGAPELNADEIIKTYAAAFDYLKPFICDTLPMLNAAVRDPDANVLFEGAQGVMLDVDFGTYPFVTSSNTSAGGVASGAGVPPHSVDEVIGIVKAYTTRVGEGPFPTELFDAAGEQLAKVGNEFGATTGRPRRCGWFDAVVARYSAMIAGIDRWALMKMDVLDGFETINVCVAYECDGERIESVPSSISKLSRCKPVYKEFKGWNCSTRNAASFDELPEQAQNYVRWIEELTNVPVSILSVGPNRASTIEL; encoded by the coding sequence ATGGCGAATACAGTGTTAATCGGTGCCCAGTGGGGCGATGAGGGCAAGGGTAAAGTGATCGACGTGCTGACCTCAAAAGCGAACTGGGTGGTGCGCTATCAGGGCGGAAACAATGCCGGCCATACGGTGGAAATCGGCGATCAGAAATATGTGCTGCATCTGACGCCGTCCGGAATTTTGCGCCCCGGCGTGAAATGCGTGATCGGTAACGGGCTGGTGGTTGACCCGCTCGGGCTCGCCGAAGAATTGCAGGATTTGGAAAAACGCGGCATCGAGTTTGGCAACCGGCTGTTTATCAGCGATCGCGCGCATCTCGTGTTTCAGTATCACAAAGAGCTCGACGGTGCAAAAGAGGCGCGGCTGTCGGAATCCGGCAATAAAATCGGCACCACCAAGCGCGGCATCGGTCCGGCATATATTGATAAAGCCGACCGCATTGGTCTGCGAATGGGCGATGTGCTGGAAGATAATTTCGACGAACTGTTCCGCCGGTGGATCGCCGCGAAAAATGAAATGCTGACGATTCTCGGTGCGCCGGAATTGAATGCGGATGAAATAATAAAAACATACGCCGCAGCATTTGATTATCTGAAGCCGTTTATCTGCGACACACTGCCGATGCTGAACGCCGCTGTCCGCGATCCGGATGCCAATGTTCTGTTTGAAGGCGCCCAGGGCGTAATGCTGGATGTGGACTTCGGAACGTATCCGTTTGTGACCTCGTCGAATACCAGTGCCGGCGGCGTGGCTTCCGGCGCCGGCGTTCCGCCGCACTCGGTTGACGAGGTGATCGGAATCGTCAAAGCCTATACCACACGCGTTGGCGAAGGGCCGTTTCCAACGGAGCTGTTTGATGCCGCCGGCGAACAGCTGGCGAAGGTCGGTAACGAGTTCGGCGCGACCACCGGACGGCCGCGCCGGTGCGGCTGGTTCGATGCGGTCGTTGCGCGCTATTCCGCGATGATTGCCGGAATTGACCGCTGGGCATTGATGAAGATGGACGTGCTCGACGGCTTTGAAACGATCAACGTTTGTGTTGCGTACGAGTGCGATGGCGAACGTATCGAATCCGTTCCGTCCAGCATCAGTAAATTGTCGCGCTGCAAGCCGGTGTACAAAGAATTTAAAGGCTGGAACTGCTCAACCCGCAATGCAGCCTCATTTGATGAACTGCCGGAACAGGCGCAGAACTATGTCCGCTGGATTGAAGAACTCACGAACGTCCCGGTGAGCATTTTGTCGGTAGGGCCCAATCGTGCAAGCACGATAGAATTATAG
- a CDS encoding CpXC domain-containing protein, whose amino-acid sequence MSATKTHSIRCPECGTAQNVELHDAINVAQNPELKTALFENTLNRVQCHRCDASFRIDKPLLYHDTERDFIIYWMPDTTFTREEIVDHFDKMTDDLRAALPENTPLPCVRLVFTRPELIELIYLLEAGMNERIVEYIKYSIHTQNMHRVPPAAKQLLLNIQDSTADELLFAVQNVQTAALEDILRYPRSGYHNIRNMYRNNPEEFIELFPGPYISARDTLLAETFEEPADDDDSGEFE is encoded by the coding sequence ATGAGCGCAACGAAAACTCATTCCATCCGCTGTCCGGAATGCGGCACCGCACAGAATGTTGAACTGCACGACGCCATCAACGTTGCACAGAATCCGGAGCTGAAAACCGCACTGTTCGAAAATACTTTGAACCGCGTGCAATGCCACCGGTGCGACGCGTCGTTCCGGATCGACAAGCCGCTGCTTTACCACGACACCGAGCGCGATTTCATAATCTACTGGATGCCGGATACAACCTTCACACGCGAAGAAATTGTCGATCACTTCGATAAAATGACCGACGACCTGCGCGCCGCACTGCCGGAAAATACACCGCTGCCGTGCGTCCGGCTGGTCTTCACGCGTCCGGAACTTATTGAGCTGATTTATCTGCTCGAAGCAGGCATGAACGAGCGCATCGTTGAATATATTAAATATTCAATTCACACGCAGAATATGCACCGCGTTCCGCCGGCGGCAAAACAGCTGCTGCTCAACATTCAGGATTCCACTGCCGACGAACTGCTCTTTGCTGTTCAGAATGTTCAGACTGCCGCGCTGGAAGATATACTGCGCTATCCGCGTTCCGGCTATCACAACATCCGCAACATGTATCGCAACAACCCCGAAGAATTCATCGAACTTTTCCCCGGACCGTACATCAGCGCGCGCGACACGCTGCTTGCAGAAACCTTTGAAGAACCGGCAGATGATGACGATTCCGGTGAGTTTGAATAA
- a CDS encoding response regulator codes for MNLSGNEDRPRRVLLADDHEIYRCTVAAMITQHGYEVDTAGNAEETLAAAEQQLPDVFVLDVQMPGNEDLQLIETLKNRYPNIPVIVLTGFASLPSALNAVRLNIFDYIKKDENSTRLLRRIDEAFERRRLQQRLIEGEERYRRLAHHLESVREEERRRLSMDLHDEIGQIFTALKIDLAIMKEMCACKGRVKNKMDNMNDLLMGGIRLVHTLCRQLRPGALDDLGLGEALEGLVAEWSGRNHVLCTLSVDLMDEINRDDIKTAVFRIVQEALTNIFRHAQATEANIQVISDADAVSISVSDNGKGMPENKDCAGSFGLLNMIERAEALGGTLEISSVPGKGTCIEGCIPFKPR; via the coding sequence ATGAATTTAAGTGGAAATGAAGACCGCCCGCGGCGTGTTCTGCTGGCCGATGATCATGAAATTTATCGTTGCACCGTGGCGGCGATGATTACACAGCACGGCTATGAAGTGGATACCGCCGGTAATGCAGAGGAGACATTGGCGGCGGCGGAACAACAGCTGCCGGATGTTTTCGTACTGGACGTTCAAATGCCCGGAAACGAAGATCTGCAACTGATTGAAACGCTGAAAAACAGATATCCGAATATTCCGGTGATTGTGCTCACGGGGTTTGCGTCGCTGCCATCGGCCCTGAATGCGGTGCGCCTGAATATTTTTGATTACATCAAAAAAGATGAAAACTCCACCCGATTGCTGCGCCGGATTGATGAAGCGTTTGAACGCCGGCGGCTGCAGCAGCGACTGATTGAAGGCGAAGAACGTTACCGGCGACTGGCGCACCATCTGGAATCGGTACGCGAAGAAGAACGCCGGCGGCTGTCGATGGATCTCCACGATGAAATCGGACAAATTTTTACGGCGCTCAAAATTGACCTAGCGATCATGAAAGAGATGTGTGCCTGTAAAGGGCGCGTAAAAAATAAAATGGACAATATGAATGACCTGCTGATGGGCGGAATCAGGCTCGTCCACACTCTTTGCCGGCAGCTGCGTCCCGGCGCGCTGGATGATCTCGGTCTGGGCGAAGCGCTTGAAGGACTCGTGGCGGAATGGTCAGGCCGCAATCATGTTCTATGTACCCTGTCCGTCGATCTGATGGATGAGATTAACCGTGATGACATTAAAACTGCTGTATTTCGTATCGTGCAGGAAGCATTGACCAATATTTTCCGGCATGCTCAGGCGACGGAAGCGAATATTCAGGTGATTTCGGATGCCGATGCGGTCAGCATTTCAGTTTCCGACAACGGGAAAGGCATGCCAGAGAATAAAGACTGCGCCGGTTCATTCGGCCTGCTGAATATGATTGAACGCGCAGAAGCACTGGGCGGAACGCTTGAAATCAGCAGCGTGCCGGGCAAAGGCACTTGTATCGAAGGCTGTATCCCATTCAAACCGCGGTGA
- the ettA gene encoding energy-dependent translational throttle protein EttA: MAGEYVYNLQNLTKQHNKTMVLDDVMLAFFFGAKIGVIGGNGAGKSSLLRIMAGVDTDYMGQVQIAKNARIGYLPQEPQLDASKTVLGNVMEGVAEAKAILDRYDEICDLLATDLADEESDKLNDELGELQDKIDTQDLWSLDHNVEMAMDALRLPSGDNSVEKLSGGEKRRVALCRLLISNPDVLLLDEPTNHLDAESVAWLEEYLKRFAGTLIVITHDRYFLNNVTEWILELDAGRAYPYKGNYEAWLEQKQALLAAQNKQAVSRSKLLQRELEWVRANPSGRRAKSQARLKNYETLAAQEIDTREDSVEIQIPAGERLGNLVVRAEGLTKNYGDRIIMENVNFDLPPGGIVGVIGANGAGKTTLFRMITGQEEPTAGELKIGPTVHISYVDQSRDELNPDKTVYEEICSGNDWIDLGGKRMNGRAYCGKFNFKGGEQQKKVGMLSGGERNRVHLAKLLQRAGNLLLLDEPTNDLDVTTLRALEEALLNFGGCAVVISHDRWFLDRIATHILAFEGDSNVTWFAGNYEAYHEQRRRLLGDEADRPHRIKFRPVSHN, from the coding sequence ATGGCGGGTGAATATGTTTATAATTTACAGAATCTGACGAAGCAGCACAATAAAACCATGGTGCTGGACGATGTCATGCTGGCATTTTTCTTCGGTGCAAAAATCGGTGTGATCGGCGGCAACGGCGCCGGAAAATCGTCGCTGCTGCGCATCATGGCGGGCGTGGATACCGATTATATGGGTCAGGTACAAATCGCAAAAAATGCGCGCATCGGCTATCTGCCGCAGGAGCCGCAGCTCGATGCATCAAAAACCGTGCTGGGAAATGTGATGGAGGGCGTCGCCGAAGCCAAAGCCATTCTCGACCGCTACGATGAAATCTGCGATCTGCTCGCCACCGATCTTGCGGACGAAGAGAGCGACAAACTGAATGACGAACTCGGCGAACTGCAGGATAAAATTGATACGCAGGATTTATGGAGCCTCGACCATAATGTTGAAATGGCGATGGATGCATTGCGTCTGCCGTCCGGCGACAACTCCGTTGAAAAACTTTCCGGCGGCGAAAAGCGGCGTGTCGCGCTTTGCCGGTTATTGATTTCAAACCCGGACGTTCTCCTGCTCGACGAACCGACCAACCATCTCGATGCGGAATCGGTCGCGTGGCTGGAAGAATATCTGAAACGCTTCGCCGGCACACTGATTGTAATTACGCACGACCGCTATTTTCTCAATAACGTGACGGAATGGATTCTCGAACTCGATGCCGGCCGCGCCTATCCGTACAAAGGCAATTACGAAGCATGGCTCGAACAGAAACAGGCGCTGCTCGCCGCGCAGAACAAACAGGCCGTGTCGCGCAGTAAACTGCTGCAGCGCGAACTGGAATGGGTGCGCGCCAATCCGTCCGGCCGCCGTGCGAAGAGTCAGGCGCGCCTGAAAAACTATGAAACGCTGGCGGCGCAGGAAATTGATACGCGCGAAGACAGTGTTGAAATTCAGATTCCGGCGGGCGAGCGGCTCGGCAATCTCGTGGTGCGTGCCGAAGGATTAACCAAAAACTACGGCGACCGCATTATCATGGAAAATGTGAACTTTGATCTGCCGCCCGGCGGAATCGTTGGCGTCATCGGCGCCAACGGCGCCGGTAAAACCACACTCTTTCGTATGATCACCGGACAGGAAGAACCGACTGCCGGAGAATTGAAAATCGGTCCGACGGTGCATATTTCTTATGTCGACCAGTCGCGCGACGAATTGAATCCCGACAAAACGGTTTACGAAGAAATCTGCAGCGGCAACGACTGGATTGATCTCGGTGGCAAGCGCATGAACGGACGCGCCTATTGCGGTAAATTTAATTTTAAAGGCGGCGAACAGCAGAAAAAAGTCGGCATGCTTTCCGGCGGTGAACGCAACCGCGTGCATCTCGCCAAACTTTTGCAGCGCGCCGGCAATTTACTGCTGCTCGACGAACCGACGAACGACCTTGACGTAACCACACTGCGTGCGCTCGAAGAAGCGCTGTTGAATTTCGGCGGCTGCGCGGTGGTTATCAGCCACGACCGCTGGTTTCTCGACCGCATTGCCACGCACATTCTTGCGTTCGAGGGCGACAGTAACGTCACCTGGTTTGCAGGCAACTATGAAGCCTATCATGAACAGCGCCGCCGCCTGCTCGGCGACGAGGCCGACAGACCGCACCGCATTAAATTCCGGCCGGTTTCGCATAATTAA
- a CDS encoding nitroreductase family protein, which yields MDTIHAMMTRRSIRAFEDKPVAEDQINILLEAAMNAPSAGDGRPWQFAVTTDKAKLNALADQVDEGNPLIRQAGAAILICFDPAREGFKGFGEQDCACAAQNLQLAVHALGLGTVWLAVIHIPPRITGCRNVFGVPESLIPFALFPVGVPAEQLPPEYRFDEKLIHREAW from the coding sequence ATGGACACGATTCATGCAATGATGACGCGCCGGAGTATTCGCGCGTTTGAAGACAAACCGGTGGCAGAAGACCAGATTAACATCCTGCTTGAAGCTGCGATGAACGCTCCGAGCGCCGGCGACGGGCGCCCGTGGCAGTTTGCAGTTACAACCGACAAAGCCAAACTCAACGCACTTGCCGATCAGGTTGACGAAGGCAATCCGCTGATCCGTCAGGCCGGCGCTGCAATTTTAATCTGCTTCGATCCGGCGCGCGAAGGCTTTAAAGGATTCGGCGAACAGGACTGTGCCTGTGCCGCGCAGAATCTGCAGCTCGCTGTGCATGCGCTGGGGCTGGGAACTGTCTGGCTGGCGGTGATTCATATTCCGCCGCGGATTACCGGCTGCCGGAACGTGTTCGGCGTGCCGGAAAGTCTCATTCCGTTTGCATTATTCCCTGTCGGTGTACCGGCAGAACAACTGCCGCCGGAATACCGTTTTGACGAAAAACTCATTCACCGGGAAGCGTGGTAG
- a CDS encoding isoprenyl transferase: MKSSVSSQKSTICNPPSAIPAHVAIIMDGNGRWAQRRGFPRLKGHEEGAQSILAVLKAAQKAGVKYITLYAFSTENWTRPQEEVDGLMSLLAQFMEKHSPLFLKNKIRLRVIGQMERLPEKVQKKLSALMAESEKEYEHTLIVALSYGGRQEIAAAAKKIAREAVAGKLDPETIDETTVAAHLYLPDVPDPELMIRTSGEQRLSNFLLWQLSYAELYITETLWPDFREPEFFAALEAFNRRCRRYGGVETR, translated from the coding sequence ATGAAATCGTCTGTTTCCAGTCAAAAATCTACAATCTGCAATCCGCCATCTGCAATTCCTGCTCACGTTGCAATCATCATGGACGGCAACGGACGGTGGGCGCAAAGGCGCGGCTTCCCGCGCCTGAAAGGTCATGAAGAGGGTGCGCAGTCGATACTGGCGGTGCTAAAAGCGGCGCAAAAAGCGGGCGTAAAATATATAACTCTGTATGCCTTCAGTACGGAAAACTGGACCCGTCCGCAAGAGGAGGTGGACGGGCTGATGAGTCTGCTGGCTCAATTTATGGAAAAACACAGCCCTCTGTTTTTAAAAAATAAAATCCGGCTGCGTGTTATCGGTCAGATGGAGCGTCTGCCGGAAAAAGTGCAGAAAAAATTATCGGCGCTGATGGCGGAATCTGAAAAGGAGTATGAACACACGCTGATCGTAGCGCTGAGTTACGGAGGACGGCAGGAGATTGCCGCAGCTGCAAAAAAAATTGCGCGCGAAGCTGTCGCCGGGAAGCTGGATCCCGAGACGATTGATGAAACAACGGTGGCGGCGCATCTCTATCTTCCGGATGTTCCCGATCCGGAACTGATGATCCGCACGAGCGGCGAACAGCGGCTGAGTAATTTTCTGCTCTGGCAGCTCTCGTATGCCGAGCTGTACATTACTGAAACTCTGTGGCCTGATTTTCGTGAGCCGGAATTTTTCGCAGCACTCGAAGCATTTAACCGGCGCTGCCGGCGTTACGGCGGTGTTGAAACCAGGTGA